A stretch of DNA from Carya illinoinensis cultivar Pawnee chromosome 12, C.illinoinensisPawnee_v1, whole genome shotgun sequence:
tattacttaagAAAGCCTACATACAAAGGCCCGGCTGCCTAAAAGGCCAGGATACATACTGTATTACACACGATGATGTGATTGCTAGTTGCTAAGGCTAGTCACCAGTTATCTTCCAGCGACAAATGCTAGAGCTAACGGGACCCTTATTATCGTGCATGATGTCCTGATCTAGAACCTGCCTCTGCGAATTTCACAGCTCCGGCTGCTGATGCCGCATTCTTTTGGCAAGTCACTAGCACACTGCACCATCTCCTCCATTTCCTCACCCCGGATACCCTCCTCCTGCTGCTGCTGCCTCACCGCCTGCCTCAACCCCTCACACTGGCACTGCTCCTCCATCTGACTCAGCTGCTGGCAGCACTGCCTGAAATGCTGCCGCTGGTTGTCTTCATCATAACCCCCTGACCGGCATTGCTGCCTCAGGTAGTCCTGGCAGCGATTGAGGTATTGCTGGCGTTGAATCTGTTCCCGGCAGCTCTCGCCTCGCCTTCTCGGGTTGTCAATGTCCTCGTCGATCTCCATGGTTGTTATGGTGGTGCGGAAGGCAGCGGCGTTGGCTACGAACAAAAGGGCTACAAGGAGAGCTGCTAGAGTTGCGAGCCTGGCCATTTTTAAAGAAAGGTATGAAATATATATGCACTTTCGGGTGAGAA
This window harbors:
- the LOC122290441 gene encoding 2S albumin seed storage protein — its product is MARLATLAALLVALLFVANAAAFRTTITTMEIDEDIDNPRRRGESCREQIQRQQYLNRCQDYLRQQCRSGGYDEDNQRQHFRQCCQQLSQMEEQCQCEGLRQAVRQQQQEEGIRGEEMEEMVQCASDLPKECGISSRSCEIRRGRF